In the Prochlorococcus marinus CUG1438 genome, ACTCCTGTAACCATTTCAGTCACAGGATGTTCGACTTGAATCCTTGTATTCATTTCCATAAAATAGAAATTATTATCATCATCAACTAAAAATTCAACTGTCCCAGCTCCTTCGTAGCCGATACTTTTTGCAGCAGCAATAGCAGCGTTCCCCATTTTTTTTCTTAGCTCAGTGTTAATTGCAGGACTAGGAGATTCTTCCAGTAACTTCTGATGTCTTCTTTGAACTGAACAATCTCGCTCTCCTAAATGAACAACATTTCCTGACCTATCCGCCAAAATTTGAATTTCTACATGTCTTGGCTTCTTTATGAATTTCTCCATATATAAACCATCATTACCAAAAGCCGCCTCTGCTTCACCCTGAGCTGCTTTAAACATTTTTTCGAGATTATCAGATTTTTCAACCAACCTCATCCCTCTTCCACCTCCTCCAGCAGTCGCTTTAATGATTACCGGATAGCCAATAACATCTGCCAATTTATAGGCCTCATCAACATTTGATAACAAACCATTACTACCAGGTACCGTTGGAACTCCAACTGCTTCCATAGTTTCTTTAGCTGTAGATTTATCTCCCATAGATCTAATAGCTTTAGGTGATGGACCAATAAAAACTATGCCATGATCATTACACATCTCAGCAAATTTATCATTTTCAGCAAGAAATCCATAACCAGGATGAATAGCATCAACTCCTCTCGATGTAGCAGCAGCCAGTATATTTGGAATATTTAAATAACTCTTATTACTTAACGAATCTCCAACGCAAACCGCTTCATCAGCGAGTTGCACATGCAGTGCTTTTTTATCTACTGTGCTAAAAACTGCAACGGTTGCAATACCTAGTTCTCTACAACTTCTGACAATTCGTAAAGCTATTTCTCCACGATTAGCAATTAAAACTTTTTCAACCATTATGAAAATTAAATTGAAGAAATGAAAATGACTTAAAATAAAAAATTATTTGCCAAAGTGTTTAACAAAATTTTTTAGTGATCAGAGGACATTTTTACAATACAACCTAGAACGTTATATATGTATAAATATTTGTTTTATGCAATAGAAAAATTATTCATCATATTCAAAAATACTCTTTCCAAACTACATGCTTATTTCACCAATAATGTATGATATTTTAAGGTTTAGGTATCCCCCCGGTTGCTAAGAACCCTTTGCGGACGTGGCGGAATTGGTAGACGCGCACGTCTAAGGAGCGTGTGGCTTCGGCCTTGCGAGTTCAAGTCTCGCCGTCCGCATTAAATGTATTATGGTTTAACTGCAATGAAAAAAAAATCAGTTGCAGTAGTTATAGTTTCCAATGGTCCTGGCGAATTAA is a window encoding:
- the accC gene encoding acetyl-CoA carboxylase biotin carboxylase subunit, which codes for MVEKVLIANRGEIALRIVRSCRELGIATVAVFSTVDKKALHVQLADEAVCVGDSLSNKSYLNIPNILAAATSRGVDAIHPGYGFLAENDKFAEMCNDHGIVFIGPSPKAIRSMGDKSTAKETMEAVGVPTVPGSNGLLSNVDEAYKLADVIGYPVIIKATAGGGGRGMRLVEKSDNLEKMFKAAQGEAEAAFGNDGLYMEKFIKKPRHVEIQILADRSGNVVHLGERDCSVQRRHQKLLEESPSPAINTELRKKMGNAAIAAAKSIGYEGAGTVEFLVDDDNNFYFMEMNTRIQVEHPVTEMVTGVDLIAEQIKIASGANLEFNQDDIHLNGHAIECRINAEDPSHNFRPSPGKITGWLPPGGPGVRVDSHVYTGYEIPPFYDSLIGKLIVWGKDRNTAIKRMNRALNECAVTGITTTINFHLTLLNQSKFKEGKIHTKYVEEELLPNY